The stretch of DNA acagaagaggaaaaaaaatagcattaGTACAAAAGAGTAGCCTTAGCATGTAATCACTATATTCATTTTCATACAGGCTGAACAGTTTTTAGAGCCTTCTTTAAATCAACGAATCTCCTATACTAGATGGATACAATGTCATTCATTATTTTCATCGAGCATGTCCTTAATATTTACCGatgaaaatatataacaaaatatGACGCATAACTTATTTAAGTAACATAAACATGATGTGGAGAAACAAAAAGACTAAGTTCAACTTGTAATGTAATATAGAAAGAAAGAGGTTCAAACCTTTCAATTGCAATACTAGCAACTCAACATACAACTTGAGGCGAATGTGACTAAATATATGAACAAATTCTCCGACATCTTCCCTCGAAACAACATCGCAAGTCTTTTTTATgtcaattttgagattttttttcaagaagCAATTGGTTGCTTTTCTTCTAGCTAGTGGAGTAGTTTCTTCGTCTATTAAGACAGACGGAAACTCCCATAGACCGGCAAGCAATCCTCCATCGGGCCTTTTTACCAGAACAAATTTGCTGCTAGAATTGTTATTGTCTAACAATGTTTCACGTCCAAGTAATTCAACAACACATACAGCACAAAAATCGGATCTTTGTTTAACCTTCACACCCTTAACAGGATAATCCGTAACCGCTGCTGTACTATCACGTTTAGCGATTGATAACGCATGACAAAATTCTGTTGCTGGACATGACGAACAGCTAGGGTTCAAAGGGGTGCATACAGTTGCACCAAGTTCCATGAGAGCCTGATTGAAGTCACCAGGACGAAGCGGATCGACCAACTGAGCTGCTATTTCCCTTAATCTCCATTGCAACACACATCAATAAAGAACAAAATAAGTTAAGGAATAGAAATGCAAACaatgattataaaattttactGAGATTAAATGACGAATATCTTGTTTCAGAAGTTCACAAACACTCACCAAAATCTCTTAATGATTGCCGAGTCTTTTGGATTTTCAGTAACAGCCCTTAGTCTCGCAATCACCCTTATCACATTTCCATCAACAACAGGTACCGCCTGATAATTCAATGCATGAGAAATAGCCAATAATTACTTCTCAGTAACCAAAATCGGAGAAACTACCCACCTCTTTGAATGCTATAGAGGCAATTGCTCCAGATGTATAGTCTCCGATTCCAGGAATCTTTCGTAGCATAGAAGCTGTTTTAGGAATACTTCCTCCTTCTGCAACTATTTTCTTTGCCCCCTAAACAAAGAAATGTAAAGAACCTAATAAAACCTTGCAGCATGTATTGATATTATTACTTATTAGCATAGTTTTTCTCTTATCGACCTGTTTTTACTTTCTTTGACAGGAATTTACTCTCTCAGTATTCATTACATGAGATTGAGGATTTTAACATACATCAAAAGCAGAAAGAGAAGTTGTTCAGTAAGAAATGAAAAAGATCATGACCTAAAGAGACTTTTGATACTCTATGAAGGCTGTGATGAAGGTTCGACTCATATTAACCTTTAGAAATTCAAACAGAAAAACAATGTAGTAGTGAGAGTCGAGAGAGTACCTCTAAAAGAAAACGAGCTCTCCGATAGTAACCCAAACCAGCCCAAATCTCATTCACTTCCTGCACAGAAATGACAAAAAATGCTTTTCAATTTCATAACTTGTTAACATCAGTGTCCAAAGCATAATGTTTTCTGAATTTAGTCATGACCCCCAAAAATGACAGGAACTTGATAACAGAATAACAGAACATTTGCATTAAAGTTCACAACTTTCGCAAAAGCCCCACAACAACCCAGCTTTTTTTACTAGGTAACTTCGCTGTGTGGACCAGTCAACTTCGCTATCTACCTCACCTCAATCTATCAGACTAGCTCCATCTACTCCACTCTGATGAAGCACTGATACAGAAGTGGACACTGAAGAGACACAtagacaccgataataatttaagaaaataaaagtgattgaATGCTATTACATATGTCGGTGTCGTGTCTCACACCAGACAAGccttcaatttgaagtgtcaGTACTATAAAGCTCCACTCTTCTTATAGCTTCCACATAACTTCTCCATTCATGTCTAATCCAGTCAAGTGGGATTGTATCAGCACATCTATAATGGGGATTCCCAAATTTCTATTTAGTGATTATATTTTAATCCAACCTTCGGTGACCACTTATCCATCAATAATATGTGTTAGAACAGCAAATCCAACTCTAAAGAAAACAGATAATTAAATACACACAAGAACATAAACAATTGATCACAGGGTTGGGCCAATCGCATCTACATCTCCGACATCAGAGTGCCTGCTATAGTTTTTCGATTATGCAATACTTAGGGTTATAAAGTACAATACAATGTTTAAATACTATGGTCCACTCACTCACTCTACTACACTCGATCGTCCACCCACTTTTAAGTGAATATGAACCATACTCaacattatatttataaacaaaaagcGAATGAGTGAAAACCTCAAAAGAAGCATTTGCCATACTTAGGGTTACAAAGTACAATGCAGGGTTTAACTACTATACTACAGTCCACTCCCTCTAACAGCCAACATGAGTCATACTCAACAATAtgtttgaaagagaaaaaaaatcaattttttaagaCTTGGTATCCGGCTCaagaccgactaatccaaaATACACCAATCCCACCGTCCACGAGCAGGGGACCAGTTAAAGTATTTTGCTCTATATGGACTAGTCCAACACAGGAAATGGCACTAAGAGGATTCGACCaccctgagaccttgagaggagcgcactaaaaaaaaaaaattataaacaaaatggGAAAGGGAATGAGTGAAAACCTCAAGAGAAGCCTTTGCTAGATGATGAATAGTAGGCCATTTAAGCATCCAACGGTTATAATAAGCAATAACAGTCTGAACCCTTGTTTGCTGTAACATAACCTCAGAAACCCAAACACCATAAGCCCTCTTTTCAATTACTTCTTCATTGTTATCATTCAAGGTTGTTCTCCAAGGAAGAACCCTATGGTTGTTATCATACCAATCCAATAGAACTGATCTAAGTTTATGGGTTTCATCTTTGGAGAAGAATGACACTGCGTCTTCTATGTCTTCTGTTTTCACCAAAGTTCGTGTCTTTTTGTTGACCCCATTAACGTAACTCCTtgtgttcttgttcttgttcttgttcttctctgACATGTTGATGTTGGAAATTTGTGTTAGTGGTGATATTGGTGGTAAACAAAGAAACATAAAATGGGTTTAAATTAACGAACGACTGTTGTATATCCCACGTTGGTGTCGTTCAATTCAACTCATAAAGCGCCACTGTGCTCTCCACTCCAAATTTGAaattgtgcttttttttttctctctttttttattttatttttattttataataagaggctgcaaatttatttttttattaaactggAAATTAAATAGTCCTTACAATCCAATAAAAATAGGGGATTAAGGAAATTACATTGAGCATAAATTTGAATGTAActaatgtacaaaaaaaaaacggttCAGCATTGATGCTGAACTTAGTAGGAAGGA from Trifolium pratense cultivar HEN17-A07 linkage group LG5, ARS_RC_1.1, whole genome shotgun sequence encodes:
- the LOC123884804 gene encoding adenine DNA glycosylase → MFLCLPPISPLTQISNINMSEKNKNKNKNTRSYVNGVNKKTRTLVKTEDIEDAVSFFSKDETHKLRSVLLDWYDNNHRVLPWRTTLNDNNEEVIEKRAYGVWVSEVMLQQTRVQTVIAYYNRWMLKWPTIHHLAKASLEEVNEIWAGLGYYRRARFLLEGAKKIVAEGGSIPKTASMLRKIPGIGDYTSGAIASIAFKEAVPVVDGNVIRVIARLRAVTENPKDSAIIKRFWEIAAQLVDPLRPGDFNQALMELGATVCTPLNPSCSSCPATEFCHALSIAKRDSTAAVTDYPVKGVKVKQRSDFCAVCVVELLGRETLLDNNNSSSKFVLVKRPDGGLLAGLWEFPSVLIDEETTPLARRKATNCFLKKNLKIDIKKTCDVVSREDVGEFVHIFSHIRLKLYVELLVLQLKGKVDNLVKSDDDETITWKCVDSDALSSMGLTTSVRKVYDMVQKFKKKRVPSNYVPTKKRNRTTKKN